In a genomic window of Streptomyces noursei ATCC 11455:
- a CDS encoding ABC transporter permease gives MNLFKRAWWRLTGHPGKTLMLIGLFFVICTLVLSGFLIQSAAARAADGAKKSVGAVATMQLDVNALINSGKNNGTDPEGQRGGTIGSHGDLHRSLVNRICASSVVRQCNYTTDSGAFPTGSTELYQPVPAPRGQDSRGTDLFKVDGIRDLSAVAAFRNGDATLVAGHGIGPNSRRDEIVIEERLAKRNGLKVGDTAELKVGELPAPGQKADDREYAFKVVGIYRSGTADTGTYVPAMMDPANQIYATPDGASTLLGKGAGADGVLKQATFTLDDPKDLDRLKKDAEAAGADLEIFPLSINDKQYQTLVGPITKTADFATVTVWLVAVAGTVILALIVASNLRERRGELGILLSLGEKKPKLLGQHLVEVVACAVLAIGLAGVCSRFLSQAVGDRLLASEVSTANQAAANEAGRRDPSDPTGMAKKDQPDAKPIDAMDVRLGSADIAKVGITGLGIAALATCVPGARVLRLNPRDILTKGD, from the coding sequence ATGAATCTCTTCAAACGGGCGTGGTGGCGGCTGACCGGCCACCCGGGCAAGACATTGATGCTGATCGGCTTGTTCTTCGTGATCTGCACCCTGGTGCTGTCCGGATTTCTGATCCAGTCGGCGGCGGCCCGCGCGGCCGACGGCGCCAAAAAGAGCGTGGGGGCCGTGGCCACCATGCAGCTCGATGTGAACGCCCTGATCAATTCGGGCAAGAACAACGGCACCGATCCCGAGGGGCAACGGGGCGGGACCATCGGTTCGCACGGTGATCTGCATCGCTCGCTGGTCAACAGGATCTGTGCGTCGTCCGTGGTGCGCCAGTGCAACTACACGACGGACAGCGGTGCATTCCCCACCGGGTCCACCGAGCTCTACCAACCGGTCCCGGCACCGCGCGGCCAGGACTCGCGCGGCACGGATCTGTTCAAGGTGGACGGCATACGCGACCTGAGCGCCGTCGCGGCCTTCCGCAACGGCGATGCCACATTGGTGGCCGGACACGGAATCGGCCCGAACAGCAGACGCGACGAGATCGTCATCGAGGAACGCCTGGCCAAGCGGAACGGCCTCAAGGTCGGCGACACGGCCGAACTCAAGGTGGGCGAGTTGCCGGCACCCGGCCAGAAGGCCGATGACCGGGAATACGCGTTCAAGGTCGTCGGCATCTACCGGAGCGGCACCGCGGACACCGGCACCTACGTTCCCGCGATGATGGACCCCGCCAACCAGATCTACGCCACGCCGGACGGCGCGAGCACGCTCCTCGGCAAGGGCGCGGGGGCGGACGGCGTGCTCAAGCAGGCCACCTTCACCCTCGACGACCCCAAGGACCTGGACCGCCTCAAGAAGGACGCCGAGGCCGCGGGCGCCGATCTGGAGATCTTCCCGCTGTCGATCAACGACAAGCAGTATCAGACCCTCGTCGGCCCCATCACCAAGACCGCCGACTTCGCCACCGTCACGGTATGGCTGGTCGCGGTCGCCGGCACCGTCATCCTCGCCCTGATCGTCGCCTCCAACCTGCGGGAGCGCCGCGGCGAGTTGGGCATCCTGCTCTCGCTCGGCGAGAAGAAGCCCAAGCTGCTCGGGCAACACCTGGTCGAGGTGGTCGCCTGCGCGGTACTCGCGATCGGCCTCGCCGGCGTGTGCAGCCGGTTCCTCTCCCAGGCCGTCGGCGACCGGCTCCTCGCGAGCGAGGTCTCAACCGCCAACCAGGCAGCCGCGAACGAGGCCGGCCGGCGCGACCCCAGCGACCCCACCGGCATGGCCAAGAAGGACCAGCCCGACGCCAAGCCCATCGACGCGATGGACGTCCGGCTCGGCTCCGCCGACATCGCCAAGGTCGGCATCACCGGACTGGGCATCGCGGCCCTGGCCACCTGCGTCCCGGGCGCCCGCGTACTGCGCCTGAACCCGCGCGACATCCTCACGAAGGGCGACTGA
- a CDS encoding ABC transporter ATP-binding protein codes for MTTPLLELTDLTRTYSGGNRRRTVLKSVSYAFEPGRMYAIVGPSGSGKTTLLSLASGLDSPTAGSVRFHGRDIAELGLCTYRNRHAATVFQSLNLLTYMNAVQNVTSAMEITGVRGVRRRERAHELLDLLGIEPADRTRRTLQLSGGQQQRVAIARALACEVDILFADEPTGSLDHETAAGIIEIFRKLAHDDGKCVVVVTHSKEVANACDEVLHLKRGKLVPQD; via the coding sequence GTGACCACTCCCCTCCTCGAACTCACCGATCTGACCCGCACCTACAGCGGCGGCAACCGTCGCCGCACCGTCCTCAAGTCCGTTTCGTACGCCTTCGAGCCCGGCCGCATGTACGCGATCGTGGGCCCCTCGGGATCCGGCAAGACGACCCTGCTGTCCCTGGCCAGCGGCCTGGACTCGCCCACCGCCGGCAGTGTCCGCTTCCACGGCCGCGACATCGCGGAGCTGGGCCTTTGCACCTACCGCAACCGGCACGCGGCCACCGTGTTCCAGTCCCTGAACCTGCTCACCTACATGAACGCCGTCCAGAACGTCACCTCCGCCATGGAGATCACCGGCGTGCGAGGGGTGCGCAGGAGGGAACGCGCCCACGAACTGCTCGATCTGCTCGGCATCGAACCGGCCGACCGCACCCGGCGCACCCTGCAGCTCTCCGGCGGCCAGCAGCAGCGGGTCGCCATCGCCCGCGCGCTGGCGTGCGAGGTAGACATCCTCTTCGCGGACGAGCCGACCGGCAGCCTGGATCACGAGACGGCCGCCGGAATCATCGAGATCTTCCGGAAACTGGCCCACGACGACGGGAAATGCGTGGTCGTGGTGACCCACTCCAAGGAGGTCGCGAACGCCTGCGACGAGGTCCTGCATCTCAAACGGGGCAAGCTGGTGCCGCAGGACTGA
- a CDS encoding erythromycin esterase family protein produces MATDITDTTHAVDAAAVMRLLPTRPRLLALGEPTHGEDTLLDIRNELFRQLVEQEGYRTIAIESDCLMGLVVDDYVTSGTGTLDDVMERGFSHGFGASAANRELVRWMRAYNDGRPASEQLRFAGFDGPLEITGAASPRQALTALHRYLAARVDADLLPCTAQTLDRLLGSDDRWTNSAAMMDPAQSVGQSADARELRLLADDLVTLLDEQAPHLIAAAPRDDWDRACLYGRTATGLLRYHFRMADTSPMRMTRLCALRDLMMAHNLLAVAARGPALLHAHNSHLQREKSSMQMWQGPVEWWSAGALVSARLGDGYAFIATALGTIRHQGVDTPPPDTVEGRLYALPEDRYVVDAPRLAAALGDPRPAPRVSPYFGYAPLDPSHLPGIDGVVFIKDLPGIPTDS; encoded by the coding sequence ATGGCTACCGACATCACAGACACCACCCATGCCGTCGATGCCGCCGCCGTCATGCGGCTGCTCCCGACCCGACCGCGGCTGCTCGCCCTCGGTGAGCCCACCCACGGCGAGGACACGTTGCTCGACATCCGCAACGAACTCTTCCGACAGCTCGTCGAGCAGGAGGGCTACCGGACGATCGCGATCGAGAGCGACTGCCTGATGGGCCTGGTCGTGGACGACTACGTCACCTCGGGCACGGGCACCCTCGACGACGTCATGGAGCGCGGCTTCAGCCACGGGTTCGGCGCGTCCGCCGCCAACCGCGAGCTCGTGCGGTGGATGCGGGCGTACAACGACGGCCGGCCCGCGTCCGAACAGCTCCGCTTCGCCGGTTTCGACGGCCCGCTGGAGATCACCGGCGCCGCGAGCCCCCGGCAGGCCCTCACCGCACTGCACCGCTACCTCGCGGCCCGGGTGGACGCTGACCTGCTTCCCTGCACCGCGCAGACGCTCGACCGCCTGCTAGGCTCCGACGACCGGTGGACCAATTCCGCCGCGATGATGGATCCGGCCCAGTCGGTGGGACAGTCGGCCGATGCCAGGGAGTTGCGGCTGCTCGCCGACGATCTGGTGACACTGCTCGACGAGCAGGCCCCGCATCTGATCGCGGCGGCCCCGCGGGACGACTGGGACCGCGCGTGCCTCTACGGGCGCACCGCGACCGGTCTGCTGCGCTACCACTTCCGGATGGCCGACACCTCACCGATGCGCATGACCCGGCTCTGCGCGCTGCGGGATCTGATGATGGCCCACAACCTCCTGGCCGTCGCCGCTCGGGGCCCGGCACTCCTCCACGCCCACAACTCCCATCTCCAGCGGGAGAAGAGCTCGATGCAGATGTGGCAGGGACCGGTGGAATGGTGGAGCGCCGGTGCGTTGGTGAGCGCCCGGCTCGGCGACGGGTACGCCTTCATCGCCACGGCCCTCGGCACCATCCGGCACCAGGGCGTGGACACCCCGCCGCCGGACACCGTCGAAGGGCGCCTGTACGCGCTCCCGGAGGACCGCTACGTCGTCGACGCCCCCCGCCTGGCCGCCGCCCTCGGCGACCCGCGGCCCGCCCCCCGCGTGTCCCCCTACTTCGGCTACGCCCCACTCGACCCGTCCCACCTGCCCGGAATCGACGGGGTCGTGTTCATCAAGGACCTCCCCGGCATCCCGACGGACTCGTGA
- a CDS encoding LysR family transcriptional regulator — protein MDLNAVRTFVAVADTGQFQKTAADLSLTQQAVSKRIATLEQELGVRLFDRTARGVGLTIDGQAFLPHARALLRAEERAAASVRPGSRALRVDVIGRRVGPAGLLREFHRANPERELDVVTLFDVDRAIAALQAGTIDVTFRAVTMPGRQLPEGIESVPVFDEALQLCVGPAHPLANASAVTPGQLAGQRIWMPGNAPGTEWAAYYDAFADAFGVTIDTIGPNFGVEALLEAIAASDSLGTFFGERTPLVWPVGQDLRRIPMREPTPVYPHSLLWRTDDPHPTLAALRDYLAAVRPHSPDAPTWVPAWAQHARRGATSGHAPSTDDRR, from the coding sequence GTGGACCTCAACGCTGTGCGTACCTTCGTCGCGGTCGCGGACACCGGCCAGTTCCAGAAGACCGCCGCCGACCTCTCACTCACCCAGCAGGCCGTCTCCAAGCGCATCGCCACGCTGGAGCAGGAACTCGGCGTGCGACTCTTCGACCGCACCGCGCGCGGTGTCGGCCTCACCATCGACGGCCAGGCGTTCCTTCCGCACGCCCGCGCCCTGCTGCGGGCCGAAGAGCGCGCGGCCGCCTCCGTGCGCCCGGGAAGCCGGGCCTTGCGCGTCGACGTCATCGGCCGCCGGGTCGGCCCGGCCGGACTGCTGCGGGAGTTCCATCGCGCGAACCCCGAACGGGAACTCGACGTGGTGACCCTTTTCGACGTCGATCGGGCCATCGCGGCCCTCCAGGCAGGCACCATCGACGTCACCTTCCGTGCCGTCACCATGCCGGGCAGACAGCTCCCCGAGGGCATCGAGAGCGTCCCGGTCTTCGACGAGGCCCTGCAGCTGTGCGTCGGCCCGGCACACCCCCTCGCCAACGCCAGTGCCGTCACCCCCGGCCAACTCGCCGGACAGCGCATCTGGATGCCGGGCAACGCCCCGGGCACCGAATGGGCCGCCTACTACGACGCGTTCGCCGACGCCTTCGGCGTCACCATCGACACCATCGGCCCCAACTTCGGCGTCGAGGCACTCCTTGAGGCCATCGCCGCCTCCGACTCGTTGGGCACTTTCTTCGGCGAACGGACCCCGCTTGTCTGGCCCGTCGGCCAGGACCTACGGCGCATTCCCATGCGCGAGCCCACCCCGGTCTATCCGCACTCCCTGCTCTGGCGCACCGACGATCCGCACCCCACACTCGCCGCCCTCCGCGACTACCTCGCCGCCGTACGCCCCCACAGCCCCGACGCACCGACCTGGGTACCGGCATGGGCGCAGCACGCCCGTCGCGGCGCTACGAGCGGACACGCGCCGTCCACCGACGATCGCCGGTGA
- the dnaE gene encoding DNA polymerase III subunit alpha: MPDSFVHLHNHTEYSMLDGAQKLRPMFGEVARQGMPAIAMSDHGNMFGAYEFAQVAKDFDGIRPIIGIEAYVAPSSRFARKREFWGPGGRRAVGDDGEGSKDVSGGGRFTHMTMWARTARGLRNLFWLGTQASYQGQFPAGKPRMDRELIAERPEGIIATTGCPSGEIQTRLRLEQYAEARSAAAAYQDIFGRENYFLELMDHGLAIERDVRDGLLRLARELDIPLLATNDAHYVTEDQADAHDNLLCIGVGKNKDAPGRFRFNGSGYYLKSPAQMRALFAELPQACDNTLLIAERIEPYGDVFDHVDEMPQYPDVPDGETQESWLRKEVLKGLAARYGDPVPQHVLDRFETEMTVIGPMGFSSYFLVVADICRFARDSRIPLGPGRGSATGSLVAYATRITELCPLEHGLLFERFLNPERINPPDVDLDFDDRQRDRMVRYVIEKYGDEYTALVNTFGKIKAKNAIKDSSRILGYPYAHGERITKALPPDQNGKSAPLGAIFDPSHPRYAEAGEIRQMYEREPDVRRVIDTARGVEGLTRGTGVHAAAVILSKTRLTDRIPLHMRAADGARITGFDYPSCEAMGLIKMDFLGLRNLGVIDHAIENIRANRGIRLATVAPDTPDTSDVVIPLDDARTYRLLAEANTLGVFQLDSGGMRALLKLMEPTRFEDIAAANALYRPGPMAANAHTNYALRQNGKQDPTPIHPELRQALDPILGSTHHLLVYQEQIMAIARQLAGYTLGGADMLRRAMGKKKPEVLAAEWERFQTGMQANGYSDEAIKALWDVMLPFSGYAFNKSHTAGYGLVSYWTAYLKANYPAEFMAALLTSVGDDKDKAALYLADARRNRVRVLPPDVNASTAEFTAVGDDVRFGLRSVRNVGDSVIEAVVDARRHKGRFTSFADFLHKVELPALNKRAVESLIKAGAFDSLGHTRKGLTATHEAAIDVVVPVKKAAGFGQHDLFADLATADDAPPAFGLDLPLDDTEWSRRQLLATEREMLGLYVSAHPLDGAEHLLAAARDCSVADLLASGRTTGEVRLSGLIANLQHKVTKKGNPWAIITLADRDASLDVLLFPAVYQLVQHALAEDNVITVQGRIEDRDGTLNLHGKELGVLDVSAAEHGGLPPVRLALPAHRITTRSVAELTRILIAHPGDTPVHLSVRTTRRTTVYALRATVNAATIASDIKGTFGAEAWAGLA; this comes from the coding sequence GTGCCCGATTCCTTTGTGCACCTGCACAACCACACCGAGTACTCGATGCTGGACGGCGCCCAGAAGCTGCGGCCGATGTTCGGTGAAGTGGCGCGACAGGGGATGCCCGCGATCGCCATGAGCGACCACGGGAACATGTTCGGGGCCTATGAGTTCGCGCAGGTCGCGAAGGACTTCGACGGCATCAGGCCGATCATCGGGATCGAGGCGTATGTGGCGCCCTCGTCCCGGTTCGCCCGCAAGCGGGAGTTCTGGGGCCCGGGCGGACGCCGCGCCGTGGGCGACGACGGCGAGGGCTCCAAGGACGTCTCCGGCGGCGGACGTTTCACGCACATGACCATGTGGGCGCGGACCGCGCGGGGCCTGCGGAACCTGTTCTGGCTCGGCACGCAGGCCAGTTATCAAGGGCAGTTCCCGGCGGGCAAGCCGCGGATGGACCGTGAGCTGATCGCCGAGCGGCCGGAGGGCATCATCGCCACGACCGGCTGCCCCTCCGGGGAGATCCAGACCCGGCTGCGGCTGGAGCAGTACGCCGAGGCCAGGTCCGCCGCCGCGGCCTACCAGGACATCTTCGGCCGGGAGAACTACTTCCTGGAACTGATGGACCACGGCCTGGCCATCGAGCGGGACGTCCGCGACGGACTGCTGCGCCTGGCCCGGGAGTTGGACATCCCGCTGCTGGCCACCAACGACGCGCACTACGTCACCGAGGACCAGGCCGACGCCCACGACAACCTGCTGTGCATCGGCGTCGGCAAGAACAAGGACGCCCCGGGCCGCTTCCGCTTCAACGGCTCCGGCTACTACCTCAAGTCGCCCGCGCAGATGCGCGCCCTCTTCGCCGAGCTGCCGCAGGCGTGTGACAACACGCTGTTGATCGCCGAGCGGATCGAGCCGTACGGCGACGTCTTCGACCACGTCGACGAGATGCCGCAGTACCCGGACGTGCCCGACGGGGAGACCCAGGAGTCGTGGTTACGCAAGGAGGTGCTCAAGGGCCTGGCGGCCCGCTACGGCGACCCGGTCCCGCAGCACGTCCTGGACCGCTTCGAGACCGAGATGACGGTCATCGGCCCGATGGGCTTCAGCTCCTACTTCCTGGTGGTGGCGGACATCTGCCGCTTCGCCCGCGACAGCAGGATCCCCCTCGGTCCGGGGCGCGGCTCGGCCACCGGCTCCCTCGTCGCCTACGCCACGCGCATCACCGAGCTGTGCCCGTTGGAGCACGGCCTGCTGTTCGAACGGTTCCTCAACCCCGAGCGCATCAACCCCCCGGACGTCGACCTCGACTTCGACGACCGCCAGCGCGACCGCATGGTCCGCTACGTCATCGAGAAGTACGGCGACGAGTACACGGCCCTGGTGAACACCTTCGGCAAGATCAAGGCCAAGAACGCGATCAAGGACTCCTCGCGCATCCTGGGCTACCCGTACGCGCACGGCGAGCGGATCACCAAGGCGCTGCCGCCCGACCAGAACGGCAAGTCCGCCCCGCTCGGCGCGATCTTCGACCCGTCCCACCCCCGGTATGCGGAGGCCGGCGAGATCCGGCAGATGTACGAGCGCGAGCCGGACGTGCGGCGGGTGATCGACACCGCGCGCGGGGTGGAGGGCCTCACCCGCGGCACCGGGGTGCACGCCGCCGCGGTGATCCTGTCCAAGACCAGGCTTACCGACCGCATCCCCCTGCACATGCGGGCCGCCGACGGCGCGCGGATCACCGGATTCGACTACCCGTCGTGCGAGGCGATGGGCCTGATCAAGATGGACTTCCTCGGGCTGCGCAACCTGGGCGTGATCGACCACGCCATCGAGAACATCCGCGCCAACCGCGGCATCCGCCTGGCCACCGTGGCCCCCGACACGCCGGACACCTCCGACGTCGTCATCCCGCTCGACGACGCCAGGACCTATCGCCTGCTGGCCGAGGCCAACACCCTGGGCGTCTTCCAACTCGACAGCGGCGGCATGCGCGCCCTGCTCAAGCTGATGGAGCCCACCCGGTTCGAGGACATCGCCGCGGCCAACGCCCTGTACCGGCCCGGCCCGATGGCCGCCAACGCCCACACCAACTACGCCCTGCGCCAGAACGGCAAACAGGACCCCACGCCGATCCACCCGGAACTCCGGCAGGCGCTGGACCCGATCCTCGGATCCACCCACCATCTGCTCGTCTATCAGGAGCAGATCATGGCCATCGCCCGCCAGTTGGCCGGCTACACCCTGGGCGGCGCCGACATGCTGCGCCGTGCGATGGGAAAGAAGAAACCGGAGGTCCTGGCCGCCGAGTGGGAGAGGTTCCAGACCGGTATGCAGGCCAACGGTTACTCCGACGAGGCGATCAAAGCCCTGTGGGACGTGATGCTGCCGTTCTCCGGCTACGCCTTCAACAAGTCCCACACCGCCGGCTACGGCCTGGTCTCGTACTGGACCGCCTACCTCAAGGCCAACTACCCGGCCGAGTTCATGGCCGCCCTGCTCACCTCGGTCGGCGACGACAAGGACAAGGCCGCTCTCTACCTTGCCGATGCCCGCCGCAACCGCGTCCGCGTACTGCCGCCCGACGTCAACGCCTCAACCGCCGAGTTCACCGCCGTCGGCGACGACGTCCGGTTCGGACTGCGTTCCGTGCGCAATGTCGGCGACAGCGTCATCGAGGCCGTCGTCGACGCCCGGCGCCACAAGGGGCGCTTCACGTCGTTCGCCGACTTCCTGCACAAGGTCGAGCTGCCCGCCCTCAACAAACGGGCCGTCGAATCCCTGATCAAGGCGGGCGCCTTCGACTCCCTGGGCCACACCCGCAAGGGCCTCACCGCCACGCACGAGGCCGCCATCGACGTGGTCGTCCCGGTGAAGAAGGCCGCCGGCTTCGGCCAGCACGACCTGTTCGCCGATCTCGCCACCGCGGACGACGCCCCGCCCGCCTTCGGCCTCGACCTCCCCCTCGACGACACCGAGTGGTCACGCCGGCAACTGCTGGCCACCGAACGGGAGATGCTGGGCCTCTATGTCTCCGCGCACCCGCTGGACGGCGCCGAACACCTCCTCGCCGCCGCCCGCGACTGCTCCGTCGCCGACCTCCTCGCCTCCGGCCGCACCACCGGCGAGGTGCGGCTGAGCGGCCTGATCGCCAACCTCCAGCACAAGGTGACCAAGAAGGGCAACCCCTGGGCGATCATCACCCTCGCCGACCGCGACGCCAGCCTCGACGTCCTCCTCTTCCCCGCCGTCTACCAACTCGTCCAGCACGCGCTGGCCGAGGACAACGTCATCACCGTCCAGGGCCGGATCGAGGACCGCGACGGCACCCTGAACCTCCACGGCAAGGAACTCGGTGTGCTCGATGTCTCCGCGGCCGAACACGGCGGCCTGCCGCCGGTCCGTCTCGCCCTCCCCGCCCACCGGATCACCACCCGGTCCGTCGCCGAACTCACCCGGATCCTCATCGCGCACCCCGGTGACACACCGGTCCACCTCAGCGTCCGCACCACCCGAAGGACCACCGTCTACGCCCTACGAGCCACCGTGAACGCCGCCACCATCGCCTCCGACATCAAGGGCACCTTCGGCGCCGAAGCCTGGGCGGGCCTGGCATGA
- a CDS encoding DUF6300 family protein produces the protein MTSTTDQVHLVDVRTAALPPCQRCGAAVLLSARYRHSWQNRTGAAVTGFKETALCPTCDADDPAAAGLLALLGPVRHLDATHLTALGELVLAWLEAIRHRTPDPTELAAEEALWRAGEL, from the coding sequence ATGACCTCCACCACCGACCAGGTGCACCTCGTCGACGTGCGGACCGCCGCACTCCCGCCCTGCCAACGCTGCGGAGCGGCAGTGCTCCTGAGCGCCCGCTATCGGCACTCCTGGCAGAACCGGACCGGAGCCGCCGTCACCGGCTTCAAGGAGACCGCACTCTGTCCCACCTGCGACGCGGACGATCCGGCCGCGGCCGGTCTCCTCGCACTGCTGGGACCGGTCCGCCATCTCGACGCCACACACCTCACGGCCCTCGGCGAACTCGTCCTCGCCTGGCTGGAGGCGATCCGCCACCGGACACCGGACCCGACCGAACTGGCCGCCGAGGAAGCCCTGTGGAGAGCCGGCGAACTCTGA
- a CDS encoding alpha/beta hydrolase, whose product MQPTFVLVHGAFANSFSFAPLQAELGLLGHRSVAVDLPGHGFGATYSHAYQAPQDLEGLAAAPGSLRGVTLADNARHLIGILERAKENGPVILVSHSRGGITATAAANARPDLIDRIVYVSAWCPVELDANDYYAEPEMATVDAASLALALAGNPAELGLLRVNFRTADRDALAGFKAAFLADGTDEELLTFLNTFQPDENLDVGTSADRAQAATWGRIPKTFVRLADDASLPLALQDRLIREGNALTPDNPYDVRTLEGSHLKWLIDPAPAARVLGELAALTVESVPS is encoded by the coding sequence ATGCAACCGACGTTCGTACTCGTTCATGGAGCCTTCGCGAACTCCTTCTCCTTCGCGCCGCTCCAGGCCGAACTCGGCCTTCTCGGGCACCGGTCGGTCGCCGTCGACCTGCCCGGCCACGGTTTCGGGGCGACCTACTCGCACGCCTATCAGGCACCCCAGGATCTCGAAGGTCTCGCCGCGGCGCCCGGTTCGCTCCGGGGTGTCACGCTCGCCGACAACGCCAGGCACCTGATCGGGATCCTGGAACGGGCCAAGGAGAACGGGCCGGTGATCCTCGTCTCGCACAGTCGTGGTGGTATCACCGCGACCGCTGCGGCCAACGCACGGCCGGACCTGATCGACCGCATCGTCTACGTCTCCGCCTGGTGCCCGGTCGAACTGGATGCCAACGACTACTACGCCGAGCCGGAGATGGCTACCGTCGACGCGGCCTCGCTGGCCCTGGCCTTGGCCGGCAACCCGGCCGAACTCGGCCTGCTCCGCGTCAACTTCCGGACCGCGGATCGCGACGCCCTCGCGGGGTTCAAGGCGGCCTTCCTCGCCGACGGCACCGACGAGGAGCTCCTGACCTTCCTGAACACCTTCCAGCCCGACGAGAACCTGGACGTCGGCACCTCCGCCGACCGGGCGCAGGCCGCGACCTGGGGCCGCATCCCCAAGACCTTCGTGCGCCTGGCCGACGACGCGAGCCTGCCGCTCGCCCTTCAGGACCGGCTGATCCGCGAGGGCAACGCCCTGACGCCGGACAACCCCTATGACGTCCGCACCCTCGAAGGCAGCCACCTGAAGTGGCTGATCGACCCGGCGCCGGCGGCCCGCGTCCTCGGGGAACTCGCCGCGCTCACGGTCGAGTCGGTTCCCTCCTGA
- a CDS encoding SDR family NAD(P)-dependent oxidoreductase, whose amino-acid sequence MPSTVTGQRTPTALIVGASRGLGHAIAAELLGRGWSVIGTVRDTSVPTPLHDLADRAEGRVTIEHLDVNAPDHLAPLHERLAERRLDLLFVNAGTTNNERTPIGKVATEDFVEVMITNALSPMRVIEALEDLVSPTGLIGAMSSGQGSITNNTTAGREVYRGSKAALNMFMRSFAARQAETRRGFVLLAPGWIRTALGGPDAPFTIEESVPLLVDVLLAKLGTPGLAYLDRSGQTVPW is encoded by the coding sequence ATGCCATCGACTGTCACAGGGCAGCGCACGCCGACCGCCCTCATCGTCGGGGCCTCACGCGGCCTCGGACACGCGATCGCGGCTGAACTCCTAGGCCGAGGCTGGAGCGTCATCGGCACGGTCCGCGATACCTCCGTGCCAACGCCCCTGCACGATCTCGCCGACCGCGCCGAGGGCCGCGTCACCATCGAGCATCTCGACGTCAACGCGCCCGACCACCTTGCGCCCCTGCACGAGCGTCTTGCGGAACGCCGGCTCGACCTGCTCTTCGTCAACGCCGGCACCACGAACAACGAGCGGACACCGATCGGCAAGGTGGCGACAGAGGATTTTGTCGAGGTGATGATCACCAACGCTCTGAGCCCCATGCGCGTCATCGAGGCGCTCGAAGACCTGGTGTCCCCCACCGGCCTCATCGGAGCGATGTCGTCCGGGCAGGGCAGCATCACGAACAACACGACCGCAGGCCGCGAGGTCTACCGGGGAAGCAAAGCGGCCTTGAACATGTTCATGCGCAGTTTCGCGGCCCGCCAGGCAGAGACGCGGCGCGGCTTCGTCCTCCTGGCACCGGGCTGGATCCGCACCGCGCTCGGGGGACCGGACGCGCCGTTCACCATCGAGGAGAGCGTCCCGCTGCTGGTGGACGTCCTGCTGGCCAAACTGGGCACGCCCGGTCTGGCGTATCTGGACCGCTCGGGCCAGACAGTGCCCTGGTAG